The Citrifermentans bemidjiense Bem genome window below encodes:
- a CDS encoding cytochrome c has translation MKKTGMIAAVFGLALAATTAMAEHPGKESIAKSGYKGPETCEECHPGSAKGFMDTVHWKHASKVTNVDGLDPKKEYGMKNRIYVMCNGNDIVNNLKEIPKSPVTGKSKFTGCNTCHPGNHLSDVGSTGPEAEAAVDCLVCHSTDYDFRQRKASKNEKGQVVMGQDRSTKAALAIGKPTVKNCMVCHEAAGGGVIVKRGFTFNKETDAHAAKGMVCVDCHKAKNHKMPTGHDPNNWANDNVFISCSDTSCHGAKPHKDADLNRHSAKIACQTCHIPRTGGAFAKDFTVWEQTPDKFYEPTTLKKEANETTPVYAWYNGTVKNTPHFIGPKGSRKDGKSKISPFKIFQGKAFYNKQTGELLSMDFAQPMSNGDTRAGVLSAAKTLGMKNPEKVAKEAVAGWQTIYFGSNHLVTKSKALFCANCHAPNGVLNFKDLGYSDKEIVRLTSPELFMKKLAEKQKEEW, from the coding sequence ATGAAAAAGACAGGCATGATAGCGGCAGTTTTTGGCCTCGCCCTGGCGGCAACCACGGCAATGGCAGAGCATCCGGGCAAGGAGTCCATCGCCAAGAGCGGCTACAAAGGCCCCGAGACCTGCGAGGAGTGCCACCCCGGGAGCGCCAAGGGGTTCATGGACACGGTGCACTGGAAGCACGCCTCCAAGGTGACCAACGTGGACGGCCTCGACCCGAAGAAAGAGTACGGGATGAAGAACCGCATCTACGTCATGTGCAACGGCAACGACATCGTGAACAACCTGAAGGAAATCCCGAAGAGCCCGGTTACCGGCAAGAGCAAGTTCACCGGCTGTAACACCTGCCACCCCGGCAACCACCTGAGCGACGTAGGTAGCACCGGCCCCGAGGCGGAGGCGGCAGTGGACTGCCTGGTCTGCCACTCGACCGACTACGACTTCCGCCAGAGAAAGGCCTCGAAGAACGAGAAGGGTCAGGTGGTGATGGGACAGGACAGGAGCACCAAGGCAGCGCTCGCCATCGGCAAGCCGACCGTGAAGAACTGCATGGTCTGCCATGAGGCGGCAGGCGGCGGCGTCATCGTGAAACGCGGCTTTACCTTCAATAAGGAGACCGACGCGCACGCGGCCAAAGGGATGGTCTGCGTGGACTGCCACAAGGCGAAGAACCACAAGATGCCTACCGGGCACGATCCCAACAACTGGGCCAACGACAACGTCTTTATCTCCTGCTCCGACACCTCCTGCCACGGGGCCAAACCGCACAAGGACGCGGACCTGAACCGTCACAGCGCGAAGATCGCCTGCCAGACCTGCCACATCCCGCGCACCGGCGGCGCCTTCGCCAAGGACTTCACCGTATGGGAGCAGACGCCCGACAAGTTCTACGAGCCGACCACGCTGAAGAAAGAGGCAAACGAGACCACCCCCGTCTACGCCTGGTACAACGGCACCGTAAAGAACACCCCGCACTTCATCGGCCCTAAAGGAAGCAGAAAGGACGGCAAGAGCAAGATCTCCCCGTTCAAGATCTTCCAGGGGAAGGCCTTCTACAACAAGCAGACCGGCGAGCTCCTCTCCATGGACTTCGCCCAGCCGATGTCCAATGGCGACACCCGCGCCGGCGTCCTCTCCGCGGCGAAGACCCTGGGGATGAAGAACCCCGAGAAGGTAGCCAAGGAGGCAGTTGCAGGTTGGCAGACCATCTACTTCGGCAGCAACCACCTGGTCACCAAGAGCAAGGCCCTTTTCTGCGCCAACTGCCATGCGCCGAACGGCGTGCTTAACTTCAAGGACCTGGGCTACAGCGACAAAGAAATCGTGAGGCTGACCAGCCCGGAGCTATTCATGAAGAAGCTGGCCGAGAAGCAGAAAGAAGAGTGGTAG
- a CDS encoding DUF3373 domain-containing protein: MKKLEKLLVGAAVCALAVPALAQADEQDMQRKIEELTKKVQKLEEQKGGADQKKIEDLTRKVDKIEEKSLGKWLTIGGDYRFRLDSLNGSTKAYTDAFGSLNNAQNALQGTIFGGGSVAGQPVSQLMPLVQTMQHTTSYAAAAGMVRGLMSPLPPGTPANIVLQQQLAGMLMTPAAAGGYAIQVPAYKPNNDTLYTNRFGLNIHAKATKDVTVNVRLLAYKTFGSNDDQAVTNGGATPFFADRVGVFDGTLGRVPSSDFLNVDRAYATWSNIAEQPIWFSIGRRPSTEGAPSNLRLNNERPGNGGTPALLVDYAFDGMTLGWAPDIEALPGAYAKICYGRGFEAGFETPANNLKDTDMLGLAIVPVDTDPLRVWLQYNRGFNIFDFPTMNDTYFGNTAPAVNLGAIDWYGLGAMSTIKKVGPGNINFFGDVGMSVTHPNNSVSGNAGFEGLMTGAFFNPEAPTSKTGWATYVGARYDYEPTKTKFGVEYNHGSKNWITFAPAADDMWTAKVGTRGDVYETYLIQELNSKPVSSFISKAFFRIGFQYYDFEYTGSNNWVGAPVKISSIQPGDMMLMAPVKSARDIYATLEVKF; this comes from the coding sequence ATGAAAAAACTGGAAAAGCTGTTGGTCGGCGCTGCCGTTTGCGCACTGGCCGTACCTGCGCTGGCGCAGGCGGACGAGCAGGACATGCAGAGGAAAATTGAGGAGCTCACCAAGAAAGTGCAGAAACTTGAGGAGCAGAAGGGGGGCGCAGACCAGAAGAAGATCGAGGATCTGACCCGCAAGGTAGACAAGATCGAGGAAAAATCCCTCGGCAAGTGGCTCACCATTGGCGGCGACTACCGCTTCAGGCTGGACAGCCTGAACGGCAGCACCAAGGCATACACCGATGCCTTCGGCTCCCTCAATAACGCGCAGAATGCCCTTCAGGGCACCATCTTCGGCGGCGGTTCCGTAGCCGGACAGCCGGTGTCGCAACTGATGCCTCTAGTGCAAACCATGCAGCACACCACCTCTTATGCCGCTGCGGCAGGGATGGTGCGGGGCCTGATGAGCCCACTTCCCCCAGGCACTCCCGCAAACATCGTGCTCCAGCAGCAGCTGGCGGGCATGCTGATGACGCCGGCCGCCGCCGGCGGCTATGCAATCCAGGTCCCAGCGTACAAGCCGAACAACGACACCCTCTACACCAACAGGTTCGGCCTGAATATACATGCTAAGGCGACCAAGGACGTGACCGTAAACGTCCGACTGCTGGCATACAAAACCTTCGGGTCCAACGACGACCAGGCAGTCACCAACGGCGGCGCCACTCCGTTCTTCGCTGACCGCGTCGGCGTATTCGATGGCACCCTCGGGCGCGTTCCTTCCAGCGACTTCCTGAACGTAGACCGCGCTTATGCGACCTGGTCCAACATCGCCGAGCAGCCGATCTGGTTCTCGATAGGCCGTCGCCCCTCCACCGAGGGTGCGCCGTCTAACCTCCGTCTGAACAACGAGCGCCCGGGCAACGGCGGCACCCCCGCCCTTCTCGTCGATTACGCCTTCGACGGCATGACCCTCGGCTGGGCTCCCGACATCGAGGCCCTTCCCGGCGCCTACGCCAAGATCTGCTACGGCCGCGGCTTCGAGGCTGGCTTCGAAACCCCCGCCAACAACCTGAAAGACACCGACATGCTGGGGCTCGCCATCGTCCCGGTCGACACCGATCCGCTGCGCGTCTGGCTGCAGTACAACCGCGGCTTCAACATCTTCGACTTCCCGACCATGAACGACACCTACTTCGGCAATACCGCTCCTGCGGTCAACCTGGGCGCGATCGACTGGTACGGCCTCGGCGCCATGAGCACGATTAAGAAAGTCGGCCCGGGCAACATCAACTTCTTCGGGGATGTCGGGATGAGCGTCACCCATCCGAACAACAGCGTTTCCGGCAACGCCGGGTTCGAGGGCTTGATGACCGGCGCCTTCTTCAACCCGGAAGCTCCTACCAGCAAAACCGGCTGGGCCACCTACGTCGGCGCGCGTTACGACTACGAACCGACCAAAACTAAATTCGGCGTTGAGTACAACCACGGCTCCAAGAACTGGATCACCTTCGCACCTGCTGCTGACGACATGTGGACCGCCAAAGTCGGCACCCGCGGCGACGTCTACGAAACTTACCTGATCCAGGAGCTTAACAGCAAGCCGGTCTCCTCTTTCATCTCCAAGGCCTTCTTCCGCATCGGCTTCCAGTACTACGACTTCGAATACACCGGAAGCAACAACTGGGTTGGCGCTCCGGTGAAGATCTCCAGCATCCAGCCGGGCGACATGATGTTGATGGCGCCGGTTAAGAGCGCCCGCGACATCTACGCAACCCTCGAAGTTAAATTCTAA
- a CDS encoding class I SAM-dependent methyltransferase — protein sequence MQQANKRDFDAVANSWDQEPRRVKLAQDIVSAMRRELPLDAGMEVLDYGCGSGLVTLGLQPLVGKITGADSSKGMLEVLQAKLDEGKIKNVTVQLLDLERQTLEASYDLITSAMTLHHVQDVSALIASLARALKPGGFLALADLETEDGSFHSDSKGVLHHGFSREFLAGEFSKNGLREVRVVTAAVMEKKGEDGGSRSYPVILCLGRK from the coding sequence ATGCAGCAAGCCAATAAACGTGACTTCGACGCCGTTGCCAACAGTTGGGACCAGGAACCGCGCCGTGTGAAACTGGCCCAGGACATCGTGAGCGCCATGCGCCGCGAGCTTCCCCTCGATGCCGGGATGGAGGTGCTCGATTATGGCTGCGGCAGCGGATTGGTCACCCTGGGGCTTCAGCCGCTGGTAGGGAAGATAACCGGTGCCGACAGCTCCAAGGGGATGCTCGAGGTTCTGCAGGCTAAGCTGGATGAAGGGAAGATAAAAAACGTGACGGTGCAGCTGCTGGATCTGGAGCGTCAGACGCTGGAGGCTTCCTACGACCTCATCACCAGTGCCATGACGCTGCACCACGTGCAGGACGTCTCCGCCTTGATCGCCTCGCTTGCCCGGGCGCTGAAGCCGGGGGGCTTTCTCGCGCTGGCCGACCTGGAGACGGAAGACGGCAGCTTTCATAGCGATTCTAAAGGCGTCCTGCACCACGGCTTCTCCCGCGAATTCCTGGCCGGGGAATTCTCCAAAAACGGCCTGCGGGAGGTGCGTGTAGTGACCGCCGCCGTCATGGAAAAGAAGGGGGAGGACGGCGGTTCGCGTTCCTACCCCGTCATACTTTGTCTGGGGCGTAAGTAG
- the miaB gene encoding tRNA (N6-isopentenyl adenosine(37)-C2)-methylthiotransferase MiaB — translation MNQAKKLYLETFGCQMNVSDSEKIVTLMKGMGYQQTQDPVDADLVLLNTCSIRATAEQRVYGHLGKFKSIKKTKPGLIIGVGGCVAQQEGEKLLKKAPFVNLVFGTHNLHLLQGMVAAAEEGKRSSQTDFLDDEKRFDLFPHSEAEGGVTRFVTVMQGCDNFCAYCIVPHVRGREISRSAAKVVEEVRALADSGVTEVTLLGQNVNSYCSKQPGEPDFPDLLRLVAQVDGIERIRFTTSHPKDMSPRLIECFADLPKLAPHIHLPAQSGSDRVLERMNRGYTAQQYLAKVAALKEACPAIQFTGDMIVGFPGEDEAAFQDTMALMEQVQYADLFSFIYSARPGTKAAEYADDATRAEKQGRLERLQAAQKKTTLARNRSLEGTVQKVLVEGLSSTGDSLFGRTGGNRGTVMAGDPSLAGRVLDVKIVEGLQTLLKGEIVHD, via the coding sequence GTGAACCAAGCAAAAAAGCTGTACCTGGAAACCTTCGGTTGCCAGATGAATGTAAGTGATTCAGAGAAGATAGTTACCCTGATGAAGGGGATGGGATACCAGCAGACGCAGGACCCGGTCGATGCCGACCTGGTTTTATTGAACACCTGCAGCATCAGGGCTACCGCCGAACAGCGGGTCTACGGGCACTTGGGGAAGTTCAAGTCGATCAAGAAGACAAAGCCGGGGCTCATCATCGGCGTTGGCGGCTGCGTGGCCCAGCAGGAGGGGGAAAAGCTCCTCAAGAAAGCGCCTTTCGTAAACCTTGTCTTCGGCACCCATAACCTGCACCTGCTGCAGGGAATGGTCGCGGCCGCCGAGGAAGGGAAGCGGAGCAGCCAGACCGACTTTCTCGACGACGAAAAGCGGTTCGATCTCTTCCCGCACTCCGAGGCGGAAGGGGGAGTGACCCGGTTCGTCACCGTGATGCAGGGATGCGATAATTTCTGCGCCTACTGCATCGTCCCGCACGTGCGCGGCCGCGAGATCAGCAGGAGCGCCGCCAAGGTGGTCGAAGAGGTACGGGCCCTAGCCGATTCCGGCGTCACCGAGGTGACCCTTCTGGGACAGAACGTGAACTCTTATTGCTCCAAGCAGCCGGGGGAGCCGGATTTCCCGGACCTTTTGCGCCTGGTGGCGCAGGTCGATGGCATCGAGCGTATCCGGTTCACCACCTCGCATCCCAAGGACATGTCGCCAAGGCTCATTGAGTGCTTCGCCGATCTTCCCAAGCTTGCCCCCCACATTCACCTTCCCGCCCAGTCGGGAAGCGACCGGGTGCTTGAGCGGATGAACCGCGGCTACACGGCGCAGCAATACCTGGCCAAGGTGGCGGCGCTCAAAGAGGCCTGCCCCGCGATCCAGTTCACCGGCGACATGATCGTCGGCTTTCCAGGCGAGGACGAGGCGGCCTTTCAGGACACCATGGCATTGATGGAGCAGGTGCAGTACGCCGATCTCTTCTCCTTCATCTACTCGGCGCGCCCGGGAACCAAAGCCGCCGAGTATGCGGACGATGCGACCCGTGCCGAGAAGCAGGGGCGCCTGGAAAGGTTGCAGGCGGCCCAGAAGAAGACCACTTTGGCTAGGAACCGGAGCCTGGAGGGGACGGTGCAAAAGGTGCTGGTGGAGGGTTTGAGCAGCACAGGCGACTCCCTCTTCGGCAGGACCGGCGGCAACCGCGGCACCGTCATGGCGGGGGACCCCTCCCTGGCCGGACGGGTGTTGGACGTGAAGATAGTGGAAGGGTTGCAGACCCTGCTCAAGGGCGAGATCGTCCATGACTGA